A region of the Primulina eburnea isolate SZY01 chromosome 7, ASM2296580v1, whole genome shotgun sequence genome:
ATGAAAGAATGTAACAAATTAACATTCGTAAATatctcattaattttttttgcctAATTGAATAGAGAGTAGTTTGGTCAGTTTTATATGGTGAAAtagttgaaataataaaattatcaaaTAGAAGGGgtataataaaaataagaatTTGCAAAATCTTGTAACCAAACATTTAAGTAAATAGATGGGTCTATCTCAATGGTATTGAAGTCGGTGAAGTAGGTGATCGTTTTACCAGTGAGTTAAGGTTTGATTTTCTCTATTAATATTTTATCGTGTAAGCATGTCTTACAAAACTTTATTAGTGTTATTTGTCTGGTTAGCATCGTTTGAGGCTACTGCATTAAGCCGAGATTTATCCAATACATACCGAAAGATAATAGCGTGTTtccacataaaaataataaataaaaattgatGGGCCAAAATGAGTATAATTACACTGATATTGGAATGAACACAGATTAGAAAAAAAGGGCTGACGGGCAGCTCTTTCACATCATGTTACATAAGGACATGAAAAGTGATTATTTTCGTGCACTAATATTATGGTTTAAGAATTCAATTCACCTTTGATTTAAGCAAAATTAAAACCTTTGCATCCTTTAGATTTCTAATTATATTATGTATCTAGCTGGGTTAAATTACACTAATAGTGATAGATAATAATCTAAAACCAAgtagaaataaataattattgaattttcaaATGTTATTCTTTTGAAAAACAATTGCGATTTTACATgtaaaattaattttacaacTTTGGCGGTTTCGGacggttttgttttgttttgtttttatttttttgaataacCATGTATAACGaaaaatattgtaaaatataTTCCGAATGAGTGGACCTAAGAAAATTGCAGTAGGCGGAATATGGTAGTGCCTCACAGGATCTGGACCGTTGAGTCTAAAGAATTTGGTGGACCTCGCATAAGAATTGGTGGACTCCGTATATGTGTGGTTAAAACTGGGCATTTGATCTTTTCATGAGAGCAGTGCCCTATGAGATAAGGTGAAATATTCCGCAGAATAGACTGGGGACAGTAGAAAAATTACACATGGTGACTATATATTGTCGCTTAGTTTTCTCCAAGGAAATACTGACATAGCTCGTACGAAATTAATAATATAGATTTGGGgtaaataaaagaataaaagtTTGGGGTAAATatagatttattttatattgaaaaaaaaaaagtattataCGATATCCATCCAATGTTACAAAAGCTTACTTTTTGATTTCATCTTTACTGGCTTTCGACAATTCGTCTTCTATGTCTTGCTCCACTTCTCTTACCTGCACCAGTTCACATTGATCAACTCTTAATTAACTTTTGTTTAATAATATATGTTCTAAAAGTATTGTGAgtcgttttattttattttctttttaaattttttaaaataaattttaatatgtgTGATATAAGTTTTATTATGTTCGTATTTGCGTTAAAATTTTGaagtattaattttattatgCATGCAACAAATGGATTCCGTATTTTGGTATAATAATTAtacatgtaatgacattttttcaAGATTTGATGGCTTGACGACATGAAATAATATGTACAAATATCAtgggatttttttaaaaaaagcattaattaatgataaaaatttgtgtgagacggtctcacggtcgtattttgtgaaaaaaatttattttgtatgctaagagtattacttttttattatgaatttcgaTAAGGTTGACTCGTCTCGCATATAAAATTcgtagagtgagtctcatgtgagactgtctcacggatcataatctgtgagacgggtcaaccctatccatattcacaataaaaagtaatactcttagcatgaaaaataatacttttttatgggtgacctaaataagagattcgtctcacaaatacgatcacGTGAGAccagtctcacacaagtttttgccaaattcGTAAGAGAGTCTCGTAAAAGTCTTACTCTCAATTAATAGGACAGGTTGGCTTTAGTTGAAGTTTGGCTCAATATAATAATTAGCcgtaataattttaaaattgatgGGGACATGAGAATAATCATAAGCATGCGATTCACACATAGCCAAGCTAttagaataatatttattatgtcAACTGACCTGCTAAAAGTGGTACATggtacattattattattataaaatgatTTTTACTTTCTTAGTTTGCTTCaattattgagttataatttgatatatcataaattttttatgttttattaatttttctttttatgtcatatcaatattttttgaTATTATAGAAACAACTAGAtcgaaataattaaaaattaaaatctattatatcaaaatcaaattttaaaaacttaaaaaatcaaaactcaaaattgATCGGTTGGACGAAAAAACTATTTATAATcatcataattattattatattattatcagACAAAATTAATTAGTTTGACTGACCTTGTGGATAATATCTTCAGCTTGTTTGGCTTCATCGACTGCTTTTTTAGTAAGATTATCTAACTTATCCAGTGTTTTCTTAAGCTTCGAATCTCCGGGGAGCTTCGACTCAACCTCCTCCACGATCTTGTCCGTTTCCTCCGCTATCTCTTCCACCACGTCCGTCACAACCTCCACCGTTTCTATAGCTTTGTCGATCTTAGCTGCAaccaaatatatatgtatacatacaTGTTCAGTACCCACGTACGATATAAAATACTGGTCAGAAACCAATGTCATAGAATTGATTTTCCTTGATTAATATATACTTGTCTGAAGTCATTCGATCAAACTAAAAAtggattcataattttcatcTCAAAAATCAGAAACTGGTAGACGTACGGACCTTTAAGTCCTACGAAGAGTCCTCCTTTGTGGCCAGCTGCAGGTAGAATCACTGTAAATAGTACGCCTAACAACCATTTTTTCCtgcattaaaatttttttaaaaaaaaaatcaagaaaaagttaCAAAACATCAGTTGACTAAACAAGTATATAtccatttttcgaaaatttaaccAAATGTATTATGCATGAAAATCGACGATCCTTGCTTCCACCAAAACAAAGTCGCAGTCTTGTACATGTCTCAAACATAAGTTTTATCTAGCTACCATGGTGCGGTAGAAGGATCTGAAGAAGATGATGCCCTGGGCAGAAAGTTCTTTGAAGTACTGATAGCCCTGTAATtaaatttgcaaaaaaaaaaaaaaaaatagatattcAATCCGAGCTAATTAAATAAACTATGATGAAAAGTTTCAAGGAGTTTCCAATCAACGTACGTAGAGATCCCATATTTGGAGATGGATTTCAAGAACCTCTGAGATCGATCGACCTTACAGTGTTCTCGAGAGAGGTAGTACGCCGGCCGAATACACGGAAGATGGAGATTGCTGCAACCGTTAACATGGAAGTTGATACGTCGGCTTGAGATTTCGGCACTCATGACTCCAATTTTTGCTACAAAAAGTTAGTCAGCCTATTGAAATAAAGGGCAAAGGGcttatactttttttttttttgagaaaaagGCGAATCGATAATTGagatggagtgttgaattactCTCCTAGAGTCCTAGTCTTTGTTTTTTCATTACATTTTCTAACAAAAAAACACATGTTGGAGCTTTTTATCTTTATCTAATAATAGTATTGGTTGTGGGGCCAAGGAGTGTGTGTCAGCATCtctgacaaaaacttgtgtgaaacgatctcacgatTCGTACTTTGTAAgatatatctcttatttgggtcatccgttaaaaaaatattattttttacgctaacaatattacttttcattgtgaatatcgatagggttgaccagtctcacagataaagatttatgAGACTATCTCACAAGAAACCTGCTCTCAGCATTTATATACTTAATAgatttattcaatttatttcgAATATAATTTATTGTTTGAAATGATATAATTATACAAATTCTAaaattatgttttatttatttacaaattaataatataaaataaaataaattcaaatgttaaaatctctcaaaattaaTGTAAAAtactataaaaatataaatttgatgTTTGTAATAATACTTCtctaaacaataaaaatacatttgagatccataaatttgaaataatcgaTATAAATGCAACGTTATTCTTTGatttactttattttttattacgTTCCTTATATATTTTGGCTTAAAAATCGATGCACATGATTTGTCTGGTATTCCTCCATAAGACATGAGATGAGTATTTAGTGATTGTAAGAGACACTGTACGTCACGACCTAATTAACCCAGGGACCGAGACACTGTCCTCGAGCGTGAAAAGAACTTATGAGGACGAGGCCTGTAGATCTTATGATATGTTATCTAGACTATATCATCAAGTAGTCAGCGACAAATTCATCTGAGAACGTATTGACAGATAGATCGAAATCCTGATTATTGGTCAAACAATCACATACTCCACCGACTCGAACACCAGATAAAAGTAAAATATGTAAATTTACTATAATATATAGATTCTTTACACCAAAGCTATTAAACATTAAATTATCTTTTTGTATATTCCAAGACGGATtagtatatatttaattttctcacaaataagatacttagaatttaaaatatattatttactatatcacattattattttatttaatataatggTTTTTCAGTTCGACGATCGATTCGGTTGGACCAGTCGAACTATTTTTTAAAGTAGAACGATTCAATCACCgtttgattatgatttgattgaaTGAGAGCTTGTAGTGATTTAGTTTTTATCTTGGATCCTGAATTCTGTGTTCAGGgatttgcatatttttatgCGAGTGATGCATCCGTAATTTGGTTGGATTTGATCGCATTCCTTCTAAAATTTGTTATCTTAATATTATTGTTTATATAAATCTCATATTCTTAGGTCATTCTCTTTAAATcacataagaaaaaaaaaagacagtGCAAATCATTTTTAGAGATTTGAAAAGAACTTTTTTCCTTTGCATGTGTTTTGGATAATTGTATTTGGACTTGGGCcttatgaattttattttgagGGCCCTGAGCTGTGAAGGCCTGTGGCAAAGACCTCTTGGACATGGATTTGGGTCATCTGTTAGGGCTGAAAACACAGTACCGGTGTTGTGCTCTTTTTACACTAATCTGACAATTTTTAGAATTTATCTGATACTGTGTGACGTTCACCACATAATCTACTGATCATCTCCTATAAAAATTTCTGTTTCAACTGTATCAGAGAATCCAAATCTCTTGGGCATCACCTCAGATCCAGACACCTGTTAAGGTTGTTATATCTGTCAAAAATTTGATGCTTAAAtgttaataattattatatttaataatatttcaatttccaatataattaattcaatattattacttattttaaaaatattaatattcttAATTATTTCtcgtatatttatttaaatatattgatTTTAAAACCTTAAACAAAAAactattaatatatttatatatgtaataatatataatatattattaattgtGAAACTcttagaataattattttagatgacactaaaatatttgatttcacaattaCCTTTCTTATCACTCCTAAATTCACtccatgttttatattgaaaaaaacataaacaaaatttcaattttaaatggAACAActcttttaaattgaaaattattTTGTGTTCATTGTTTagtatttgatcaaattaaagtAATAATAACACATACAATGTGTGTGTATCTTTTACTAGTTTACATTAAAATATAAGAGtgcaaatatttattatttcactAAAGCCAAATTTATTCGAGAAACTTAAATCTATAATGACACATAATAATTACGAAATGTTCAAGTATTTACAACTTTTTTTGTAAttcattaatttaaataaataaatattataaattaaaacaaaaataatttgTTTAAAAAACTATCTTAAAATTCACGACAatatatttttgaagaaaattactaacaaaattattttacaatAATATGTTATGCGCCTTAAAAAATGTTAGAAACCAATAGTCTAATTAAACTGTTTGTTAATATATTTACAAAAAGTTATTcaaggtaaaaataaataaatatacataAATTAGTTTGAGTAAGTTTCATTGAGATGATCTCACATATATAAATTAATGAGACGTGTCGACTCGGTCCATATCTtgagtgaaaaataataattttatcataaaacaatattttttcataactCGAGTCAGGTAAAAGATTTGTCTCATAAATTAATTCATGAGACAATCTCACAAGAGtttttttgaattaattttaatattttcttatatttaataatttttttttttacaaaacacATTGAATGTCTATATCaataatttataaaacatattttttaaaaaagattgtaaataattttttttaaaatatttgcattaatcttattattttatttaatatattattttttaatacttttttttttatcaataacAGTTCCACTGAATTAATATATCAAATGTATTGATCAATTTGATAACAGTATTGCCATCTTTATTTGAATATGATATCAAAtagtaataaaaataaattgcgTGGGAATAAACTGTATAATTTAGAAAAATGATACGAAACATAAATGAATTACCAACTcataatttgaaaagaaaaaagtcATTGAAGAGGACTTAATTGCTTGACAAATTAGTTTTTTAATCAAATCTATTTCAACATAAAGCCCCCCGCccacccacacacacacacacacacacacacacacacacatatatatacactagTTACTCTGCACACGTGGTGCGtgtgtataatttttttattattatcgatggactaaagtggaatttgacaaattatggagaggctagattgatatttgaatgattgaaataaaaaataataaaataaatgtgtgtgttgaaatttaaaaagaaaacaaaaaacaaaagtgtaatattagtatcatataaagtaaaattagaaaaaaaagtTGATGTCTTCTCtaattagtatatattatatatatatattgtcaaTTATCTCGTCAACACGACATTAGCTCATGTCTCGCCACCGATAACAATCATGCAATATTATATTAGTGTGTGGTTTTGTATATAATCAACATTAATTTTTTACCattcaattattaaaataataaattatcatatttaaataaatatttcaattatataagacaaaaacttgtgtgagaccgtctcaccgATCGTAAtttatgagacagatatcttatttggctcattcataaaaaaaatattacttttattgtgaacatcggtaggattgaccggtctcacagataaaaattcgttagACCGTCTCATAAAAAATCTACtcattatataaatatacattAAACAACGTATATATAGTTTTgaagatatatatatgtgaGTATAGATTGAGATGATGTGAAGTTTGTCTATTGGATGCACAAAAGATCATCTCAATCGATACTCACATAGATGTTTACTGTATAAAATTctatatgtatattttgaattcattttaaaattgtttgaTTTTACTTATGATAATGACAACGCTCATTATCTACTTGATCTGTGACAAGCTAACAAAACCTGGAAACTTCGAAGAAAATGAAATCACACCAATAATTAATACAattaaagaaaattgaagataatAAAACTTCATCAATCCTGTATCCTTCACCCTTCTTTTTGATCTTCTTTTTCAAGCTCCACGATGCCTTTGATTCACAGAAAAATATTCGATCCAGTCGAAAGAACTGAAACCAGCAAGAAATATGAATCTTGCGATGTGTGTTATTTTTGTCCATACGATTGCACCACCTACTCGTCacctccaccacctcctccaaCCACCTCGCACCATCCA
Encoded here:
- the LOC140836067 gene encoding uncharacterized protein, which gives rise to MSAEISSRRINFHVNGCSNLHLPCIRPAYYLSREHCKVDRSQRFLKSISKYGISTAISTSKNFLPRASSSSDPSTAPWKKWLLGVLFTVILPAAGHKGGLFVGLKAKIDKAIETVEVVTDVVEEIAEETDKIVEEVESKLPGDSKLKKTLDKLDNLTKKAVDEAKQAEDIIHKVREVEQDIEDELSKASKDEIKK